A portion of the Chryseobacterium tructae genome contains these proteins:
- the tssD gene encoding type VI secretion system tube protein TssD, with protein sequence MAERNSRGILKFNNGEGQKLLKMNYSVSRSTDVSGRVASDPSNALIKVTVEATEKSDILESLLNGKYKPTVGEVVFNKSHEEGTLITLKWENGYVIQHEVDFDAIDSNSMLISFVISAETIDYGTSQYAGLWPSAGK encoded by the coding sequence ATGGCAGAAAGAAATTCAAGAGGAATCTTAAAATTCAACAACGGAGAAGGTCAGAAATTATTAAAAATGAACTACAGCGTATCAAGATCTACTGACGTATCAGGACGTGTAGCTTCAGACCCTTCTAACGCACTTATCAAAGTTACAGTAGAAGCTACTGAAAAATCAGACATCCTAGAAAGCTTATTGAACGGAAAATATAAGCCAACAGTAGGAGAAGTAGTTTTCAACAAATCTCACGAAGAAGGAACACTAATCACTTTGAAGTGGGAGAACGGATATGTAATCCAACACGAAGTAGACTTTGATGCAATCGATAGCAACAGTATGTTAATCAGCTTCGTAATCAGTGCTGAAACTATTGACTATGGTACTTCTCAGTACGCTGGGCTTTGGCCATCAGCAGGTAAATAA
- a CDS encoding lytic transglycosylase domain-containing protein, translating into MKTIVRNIFTGIMLLGTVALVNGQFLAASDTSESSVRKYQGIINSNKDLVEFIEQLLLQKGLPKHLRNLALIESHFDKNITSGAGAVGVWQLMTAHANQYGLAEHQRTDVYKSTKTAVISLANLYKKYDNWVTVVAAYNCGEGNVAKAMQAAGSSQYHEFYKYLPAETVNHVKKYLNACYATGELQSVLNNYNSARINKVFFEDGNRKIPNETLSETEINAGFSLNVIADELDVEVDKILAWNPGITEELRRKGESTFYLPTDLMPDFLLRKNKILTRSIKESAGTDSSVQP; encoded by the coding sequence ATGAAAACAATTGTCAGAAATATCTTTACGGGAATAATGCTTTTGGGGACTGTTGCTTTAGTAAACGGACAGTTTCTTGCTGCATCAGATACTTCAGAAAGCAGTGTGAGAAAATATCAGGGAATCATTAATTCCAACAAAGATCTTGTTGAATTTATTGAACAACTACTTCTCCAGAAGGGACTTCCAAAGCATTTAAGAAACTTAGCCCTTATTGAATCCCATTTTGACAAAAATATTACCTCTGGAGCCGGAGCTGTAGGCGTATGGCAGTTGATGACAGCACATGCTAATCAGTATGGTCTTGCAGAGCATCAGCGTACAGATGTGTATAAAAGTACAAAAACAGCAGTCATTTCCCTGGCAAACCTTTACAAGAAGTACGATAACTGGGTAACAGTAGTAGCCGCTTACAACTGTGGAGAAGGAAATGTTGCCAAAGCTATGCAGGCAGCAGGTTCCAGCCAATACCATGAATTTTATAAATATCTTCCTGCAGAAACTGTTAATCACGTAAAAAAATACTTGAATGCCTGTTATGCAACAGGAGAACTTCAGAGTGTATTAAATAATTACAATTCTGCAAGGATCAATAAGGTGTTTTTTGAAGATGGAAATAGAAAGATACCTAATGAAACACTATCAGAAACGGAGATCAATGCCGGATTTAGCCTAAATGTAATTGCTGATGAACTTGATGTAGAAGTAGACAAGATTCTTGCCTGGAATCCTGGGATTACAGAAGAATTGCGAAGAAAAGGAGAAAGTACTTTTTATCTCCCTACCGATTTGATGCCTGATTTTCTTCTTAGAAAAAATAAGATCCTCACCAGATCAATAAAAGAAAGTGCAGGGACAGATTCCAGTGTACAACCTTAA